Proteins from a single region of Abyssalbus ytuae:
- the aceA gene encoding isocitrate lyase, translated as MKTNNKIQALITDWTVNARWKGIERPYTAQEVITLRGSYEIEHSLARRGAEILWKKLNELDYVAALGALTGNQAIQEVEAGLEAIYLSGWQVAADANLAGEMYPDQSLYPANSVPQVVKRINNALLRADQIQIVNKVENKKDYLVPIVADAEAGFGGNLNAFELMKAMIESGAAGVHFEDQLSSAKKCGHLGGKVLVPTKEAVNKLIAARLAADVMGVPTVIVARTDADAANLLTSDIDERDRKFITGERSAEGFFYVKNGLEQGIDRGLSYAPYADLLWLETSTPDLEQARKFAKAIHAKYPGKLLAYNCSPSFNWAAKLSVKEMETFREELAKIGYKFQFITLAGFHALNTSMFELSRAYKQKGMAGYSELQQREFALQKDGFKAVKHQGFVGTSYFDTVQNIVTAGTASTMAMKNSTEVAQF; from the coding sequence ATGAAAACAAACAACAAAATTCAAGCTTTAATTACAGACTGGACTGTAAATGCACGTTGGAAAGGAATAGAAAGGCCTTATACTGCACAGGAGGTTATTACTTTGCGTGGCTCGTATGAAATTGAACACTCTCTTGCCAGACGGGGGGCAGAGATTTTGTGGAAAAAATTAAATGAACTTGATTATGTCGCTGCATTGGGAGCCCTTACAGGAAACCAGGCCATTCAGGAAGTAGAAGCAGGGCTGGAAGCCATTTACTTAAGCGGATGGCAGGTAGCAGCCGATGCAAACCTGGCAGGCGAAATGTATCCGGACCAGTCCTTGTACCCGGCTAACAGCGTACCCCAGGTGGTAAAAAGAATTAATAACGCCTTACTAAGGGCCGACCAGATACAGATTGTAAATAAAGTTGAAAATAAAAAAGATTATTTAGTTCCCATTGTTGCCGATGCCGAGGCAGGGTTTGGAGGTAATTTGAATGCTTTTGAACTCATGAAAGCCATGATAGAAAGCGGAGCCGCAGGGGTACATTTTGAAGATCAGTTAAGCTCGGCAAAAAAATGCGGGCATTTGGGCGGGAAAGTTCTTGTACCCACTAAGGAAGCGGTAAATAAACTTATTGCTGCCCGTTTGGCTGCCGATGTTATGGGGGTTCCTACTGTTATTGTTGCACGTACCGATGCCGATGCTGCAAACCTTCTCACCAGCGATATTGATGAGAGGGACAGGAAATTTATTACCGGGGAACGGTCTGCCGAAGGTTTTTTCTATGTTAAAAACGGGTTGGAACAGGGAATAGACCGGGGGTTAAGCTATGCTCCTTATGCCGATTTATTATGGCTGGAAACCTCTACACCCGATTTGGAACAAGCACGGAAATTTGCAAAAGCTATTCATGCCAAATACCCCGGTAAGTTATTGGCTTACAATTGTTCTCCATCCTTTAACTGGGCTGCAAAATTAAGTGTGAAGGAAATGGAAACCTTCCGGGAAGAACTCGCTAAAATAGGTTACAAGTTTCAATTTATAACCCTGGCAGGGTTTCATGCTTTAAATACCAGTATGTTTGAATTATCCAGGGCCTACAAGCAAAAAGGTATGGCCGGTTACTCCGAGCTTCAGCAAAGAGAATTTGCCTTGCAAAAAGACGGGTTTAAAGCCGTAAAACACCAGGGATTTGTAGGAACATCATATTTTGATACCGTTCAAAATATTGTAACGGCCGGTACGGCAAGTACAATGGCCATGAAAAACAGTACAGAAGTTGCGCAGTTTTAA
- the aceB gene encoding malate synthase A — protein sequence MENTTLIQTKLKFSRDVNNLYPEILTEEALSFLTALHDRFNASRLALLERRKKQQKEFDKRKFPGFPVETENIREGDWTAGKIPGDLQDRRVEITGPVDRKMIINALNSGAKTFMADFEDSNSPTWENTIEGQQNLIDANKGTISFTNKNSGKHYKLNKEHAVLIVRPRGLHLNERHIVVNGEEMSGSLVDFGLYVFHNTSTLLNKGTAPYFYLPKLEHYLEARWWNDVFVFAQNYLNVSRGTYKATVLIETITASFQLDEIIYELKDHIVGLNCGRWDYIFSYIKKLRNHPDFVVPNRDQVTMTTPFMAAYSKLVIQRCHKREIHAIGGMAAQIPIKNDPKANREAIEKVRLDKEREVKNGHDGTWVAHPALVSVAMGEFNKHMPAPNQIHVKADETLIKEEDLLEKPVGTVTEAGIRKNINVSILYLESWLRGYGAAALYNLMEDAATAEISRTQVWQWLQNEVTLEDGRKFNMELYIEIFDDEVEKIIKETGADKIPQTKFKLAIELFEKLVLSEEFEEFLTLSAYQYI from the coding sequence ATGGAAAATACAACACTAATTCAAACAAAACTTAAGTTCTCCAGAGATGTAAATAATTTATATCCTGAGATTTTGACGGAAGAAGCACTGAGCTTCTTAACTGCTTTACATGACAGGTTTAATGCTAGTAGGTTAGCATTACTTGAAAGAAGAAAAAAACAACAAAAAGAGTTTGACAAAAGAAAATTTCCCGGATTTCCCGTAGAAACAGAAAATATTCGGGAAGGGGATTGGACAGCAGGGAAAATACCCGGCGACCTTCAGGACAGGAGAGTAGAAATTACAGGCCCGGTAGACAGGAAAATGATAATAAATGCCTTAAACTCCGGCGCAAAAACATTTATGGCCGATTTTGAAGATAGTAATTCACCCACCTGGGAAAATACTATAGAAGGACAGCAAAATCTAATTGATGCCAATAAGGGAACAATTTCTTTTACCAATAAAAACAGTGGTAAGCACTATAAACTTAATAAAGAACATGCAGTGTTAATAGTGCGCCCGCGTGGTTTGCACCTAAACGAACGGCATATAGTTGTTAACGGAGAAGAAATGTCAGGGAGCCTCGTAGATTTCGGGTTGTATGTTTTTCATAATACATCTACCTTGTTAAATAAAGGTACAGCACCCTATTTTTATTTACCAAAACTCGAGCATTACCTTGAAGCCCGCTGGTGGAACGATGTGTTTGTATTTGCGCAAAACTATTTAAATGTTTCAAGAGGCACTTATAAAGCCACTGTTTTAATAGAAACCATTACAGCCAGTTTTCAGCTTGATGAAATCATATACGAATTAAAAGACCATATTGTAGGATTAAATTGCGGCCGCTGGGATTATATTTTTTCATATATAAAAAAATTAAGAAACCACCCGGATTTTGTAGTGCCAAACCGCGACCAGGTAACCATGACTACGCCTTTTATGGCAGCCTATTCTAAGCTGGTTATACAACGTTGCCATAAAAGAGAAATTCATGCCATAGGGGGAATGGCAGCCCAGATACCTATTAAAAATGACCCCAAAGCAAACCGGGAAGCGATAGAAAAAGTAAGGCTGGATAAAGAAAGAGAAGTTAAAAACGGTCATGACGGTACCTGGGTGGCACATCCTGCATTGGTAAGTGTGGCAATGGGTGAGTTTAATAAGCATATGCCGGCTCCTAATCAAATTCATGTAAAAGCTGATGAAACACTAATTAAGGAAGAAGATTTGCTGGAAAAACCTGTTGGGACTGTTACCGAAGCCGGCATCCGAAAAAATATAAACGTCTCCATATTGTATTTGGAATCGTGGTTGCGTGGGTATGGTGCGGCAGCCCTGTACAATTTAATGGAAGATGCGGCTACTGCCGAAATATCCCGGACACAGGTGTGGCAGTGGTTGCAGAATGAAGTAACCCTGGAAGACGGAAGAAAATTTAATATGGAACTGTATATAGAAATTTTTGACGATGAGGTTGAAAAAATTATAAAAGAAACGGGAGCTGATAAAATTCCACAAACAAAATTTAAACTGGCAATAGAACTTTTTGAAAAACTGGTTTTAAGTGAAGAGTTTGAAGAATTCTTAACACTTTCGGCTTATCAATATATTTAA